A portion of the Lolium rigidum isolate FL_2022 chromosome 1, APGP_CSIRO_Lrig_0.1, whole genome shotgun sequence genome contains these proteins:
- the LOC124684638 gene encoding U-box domain-containing protein 15-like, with product MLSTLFGTRPASDQELPEPLEPEPSGRQLSDGDLLDELLATVGSARAFQEFRRSQRKESFNLLRWLQLVLPLIEELREAAPARPLTDDAYRRLALLGRAFQAARRLLRCCHDGSKIFLSLESEAVQGRFRAVYEKINLALDGMPYSEIGISDEVKEQVELINTQLKRSKKRADTQDMELAMDFMVVLQDKEDRSADRAILERLAKKLELQSLADLRAETMAIKKLINERNGQQAESTRQIIELLHKLKDVAGVDEKNILGEVSIPKYLEKCPSLMIPNDFLCPISLEIMTDPVIIASGRTYERRRIQKWLDAGQRTCPKTQQPLAHLSLAPNFALKNLILQWCEKNKVEMQNGEPAEEPVVEQEVSKEVLVPSLVKDLSSANLDVQRKAVKKIRTLSKESPENRALITDSGGIAALLGLLQYPDKKIQEHTVTSLLNLSIDEANKVLIAKGRAIPLIIEVLKNGSVEGQENSAAALFSLSMVDENKVAIGAMGGVPPLVKLLKEGTIRGKKDAATALFNLMLNHQNKFRAIEAGIVPALLKILVDKKLNMVDEALSIFLLLGSHSACRSEIGSEGFMETLVQIVKEGTPKNKECALSVLLELGSNNNALMVHALGFGLQEQLTEIAKSGTSRAQRKANSLIQLARKCQS from the exons ATGCTGTCGACGCTCTTCGGGACGCGGCCGGCGTCGGACCAGGAGCTGCCGGAGCCGCTCGAGCCGGAGCCGTCGGGGCGGCAGCTCTCCGACGGGGACCTGCTGGACGAGCTGCTCGCCACCGTAGGGTCCGCGCGCGCCTTCCAGGAGTTCCGCCGCTCGCAGCGCAAGGAGTCCTTCAACCTCCTCCGCTGGCTGCAGCTCGTGCTCCCGCTCATCGAGGAGCTCCGCGAGGCCGCCCCCGCCCGGCCCCTCACCGACGATGCCTACCGCCGCCTCGCCCTCCTCGGCCGCGCATTCcaggccgcgcgccgcctcctccgctgcTGCCACGACGGCAGCAAGATCTTTCTC TCGCTGGAGAGCGAGGCGGTGCAGGGGAGGTTCCGGGCAGTGTACGAGAAGATCAACCTCGCTCTCGACGGCATGCCCTACTCGGAGATCGGCATCTCCGACGAGGTCAAGGAGCAG GTGGAGCTGATCAACACCCAGCTGAAGCGGAGCAAGAAGAGGGCGGACACCCAGGACATGGAGCTCGCCATGGACTTCATGGTggtgctccaggacaaggaggaCCGCAGCGCCGACCGCGCCATCCTCGAGCGCCTGGCCAAGAAGCTGGAGCTGCAGAGCCTCGCCGACCTGCGCGCCGAGACCATGGCCATCAAGAAGCTCATCAACGAGCGCAACGGGCAGCAAGCTGAGAGCACCAGGCAGATCATCGAGCTCCTCCACAAGCTCAAGGATGTCGCAGGCGTCGACGAGAAGAACATCCTCGGCGAGGTCTCCATCCCCAAGTACCTCGAGAAGTGCCCCTCCCTCATGATCCCCAACGACTTCCTCTGCCCCATCTCCCTCGAGATCATGACTGATCCCGTCATCATTGCCAGTGGCCGG ACATATGAGAGGAGAAGGATACAGAAGTGGTTGGACGCAGGTCAGCGGACATGCCCCAAGACCCAGCAGCCGTTGGCGCACCTGTCGCTGGCGCCAAATTTTGCTCTCAAGAACTTGATCCTGCAATGGTGTGAGAAGAACAAGGTGGAGATGCAGAATGGGGAGCCTGCTGAAGAACCTGTTGTCGAGCAGGAAGTGAGCAAGGAGGTCCTCGTCCCGTCGCTGGTGAAGGACCTGTCGTCGGCGAACCTCGACGTGCAGCGCAAGGCCGTCAAGAAGATCCGAACGCTTTCCAAGGAGAGCCCAGAGAACCGTGCACTCATCACCGACAGTGGCGGCATTGCGGCCCTTCTCGGCCTCCTGCAGTACCCTGACAAGAAGATCCAGGAACACACGGTCACGTCGTTGCTCAACTTGTCGATTGACGAGGCCAACAAGGTGCTGATCGCCAAGGGTAGAGCCATCCCTCTCATAATCGAAGTCCTGAAAAACGGCAGTGTAGAGGGGCAGGAGAATTCCGCGGCAGCGCTGTTCAGCCTGTCCATGGTGGACGAGAACAAGGTGGCCATAGGGGCTATGGGAGGCGTGCCTCCATTGGTGAAACTCCTAAAGGAAGGGACCATCAGGGGGAAGAAGGACGCTGCCACGGCCTTATTTAACCTGATGCTGAACCACCAAAACAAGTTCAGGGCCATCGAGGCTGGTATCGTGCCGGCGCTGCTCAAGATCCTTGTCGACAAGAAGCTCAACATGGTCGACGAGGCCCTCTCCATCTTCCTCCTTCTGGGTTCCCACTCGGCATGCCGTAGCGAGATTGGGTCCGAGGGGTTCATGGAGACACTTGTGCAGATCGTCAAGGAGGGTACTCCCAAGAATAAGGAGTGTGCGCTGTCCGTGCTGCTTGAGCTGGGATCGAACAACAATGCCCTCATGGTGCATGCGCTCGGGTTCGGCCTCCAGGAGCAGCTTACGGAGATCGCCAAGAGCGGCACAAGCAGAGCGCAGAGGAAGGCCAACTCTTTGATTCAGCTTGCACGAAAGTGTCAGTCGTAG